The following nucleotide sequence is from Marinomonas sp. IMCC 4694.
AAAGCCGGCCCCAAACGTGCCCTAATCTGTGTCCTCGCCGTCTTACTCGGCGGCATGCTTGGCGTTGCCATCGTTCTAATACGCTTCGCCTTCACGAAGAAAGATGAACCAACCACAACCTAACCTTCTCGACATAAATGCGCGACTAATAAAACCAACACACCTGAACTGCTCAAGGCTAAAGCCGACGAGCTTTCAAGATATCAGCCTCTAGTTTTCACATTTAACTGCAATCACATTGTGTTCCATTATCAGTACTCATGAAGTCATTAAAATAAAGCCGCATTAAATCAAGCTTGGGCAGCGCGTCTTGATCATGAGGTTGGCCGCATTAATATGGCCAATTGGATCATCCGACTGGATGAGGTCTTTAAACCGCTGATCAACCTAATGCGGGAACAGCAAAACCTAGGTCAGTACAGTCAAGCGTTTGGTTTGGCAAATGGTGGGAGTCTTGACTCTGAAAATACCATAAGTCGATCCTGATATGTGACCGGCTTGATACAGCTTGAGTTGTACCTGCGTTTTACCTGTTTTGTTGTCGATTTTATTTGTTGTGTTCGTTAGAGGAATCTCTGCCCATTGGCCGTATTTAATGGGGATTCACTGGGACGCCAATCGCTCTAAACAGGTTTCGATGATACTGGCGTTGCGCGTCAGCCCGACTTTTATGCGTCTTCAATGGCCAAGGGTAAAAGCGCGGCACTGGGTTCAGAACAATAAATTGGCCTTGTGAATCCCGTTGCCAGTAGGTAAAGTAGATGCCCCACATGGTCGATGTGGACATGAGTGATAAACAACGCCTGCACAGCAGATAAATCAAACTCAATCACCAACTGGCTGGCATTAGCACCCCAATCCAACCCGTAGACCGGATGAGTCTA
It contains:
- a CDS encoding MBL fold metallo-hydrolase yields the protein MDWGANASQLVIEFDLSAVQALFITHVHIDHVGHLLYLLATGFTRPIYCSEPSAALLPLAIEDA